A stretch of the Campylobacter concisus genome encodes the following:
- the rplL gene encoding 50S ribosomal protein L7/L12, whose product MAITKEDVLEFISNLSVLELSELVKEFEEKFGVSAAPVMVAGGAVAAGGAVAAAEEKTEFNIVLVDSGDKKINVIKVVRALTGLGLKEAKDAVEGTPSVLKEGVSKDEAEAAKKELEEAGAKVELK is encoded by the coding sequence ATGGCAATTACTAAAGAAGATGTATTAGAGTTTATATCTAATCTTTCTGTACTTGAACTTAGCGAACTTGTAAAAGAGTTCGAAGAGAAATTTGGTGTTAGCGCAGCTCCTGTAATGGTAGCTGGTGGTGCTGTTGCAGCAGGCGGTGCAGTAGCTGCAGCAGAGGAAAAAACAGAATTTAACATTGTCTTGGTTGATTCTGGTGATAAGAAAATTAATGTTATTAAAGTTGTTAGAGCGCTTACTGGTCTTGGTCTTAAAGAAGCTAAAGACGCAGTTGAGGGAACACCATCTGTTCTTAAAGAAGGTGTTAGCAAAGATGAGGCTGAGGCAGCTAAAAAAGAGCTTGAAGAAGCTGGTGCTAAGGTTGAACTTAAATAA
- the rpoB gene encoding DNA-directed RNA polymerase subunit beta, with protein MLNSLYSGNRLRVDFSNVVKEIDVPNLLQLQKKSFDNFLNLNNNQTESGIEKVFKSIFPIHDPQNRLTLEYVGSEIGKPKYTIRECIERGLTYSVNLKMKIRLIVHEKDDKTGDKVGVKDIKEQEIFIREIPLMTDRISFIINGVERVVVNQLHRSPGVIFKQEESATVANKLIYTAQIIPDRGSWLHFEYDTKDILYVRINKRRKVPVTILFRALGYKKQDIIKLFYPIQNLIIKNNKFLTLFNPEDYLGRVEYDIKNEDGEILHQAGKRLTKKKADKLIEDGVKFVEYPVEALIGRYLANPVINTESGEILYDTLSALDENKLAKILAEHESIEIINNSAAGVDDAIINSFIADNDMLKVLKQTEGVDDENDLAAIRIYKVMRPGEPVVKEAAKSFVNDMLFNPERYDLTKVGRMKMNHKLSLDVPEYVTLLTSEDIIKTAKYLIKVKNGQGHIDDRDHLGNRRIRSIGELLASELHLGFVKMQKAIRDKFTSLSNNTEEIMPYDLINPKMITATIMEFFTGGQLSQFMDQTNPLSEVTHKRRLSALGEGGLVKERAGFEVRDVHPTHYGRICPVETPEGQNIGLINTLSTYAKVNDLGFVEAPYKKVVDGKVTDEIVYLTATQEEGNVIAPASTKLDENGHIVEDLIEVRKDGEMMLARREDVALIDLCSGMIAGVAASLIPFLEHDDANRALMGSNMQRQAVPLLRSTAPIVGTGMESVIARDAWESVKAKRSGVVEKVDNKNIFILGEDEAGPYIDHYSLEKNLRTNQNTTFSQHPIVKKGDEIVAGQIIADGPSMEKGELAIGKNALIAFMPWNGYNYEDAIVISEKMIREDAFTSVHIYEKEIEARELKDGVEEITKDIPNVKEEELMHLDESGIVKIGTEIKPGMILVGKVSPKGEVKPTPEERLLRAIFGEKAGHVVNKSLYASASMEGVVVDVKIFTKKGYEKDSRTNKAYEEEKTLLEKEHHDRLLMLDREEMLKVTALLSKNPLASDQEVNKKEYKKGSKINKADFENINRFTLNAIVKSFSKDIQKKYDELKNYFQNEKKKLKEEHDAKIEILEKDDILPSGVVKLVKVYIATKRKLKVGDKMAGRHGNKGIVSNIVREVDMPYLPSGQIVDIVLNPLGVPSRMNIGQILESHLGLVGYRLGEQINEIFETKKGEWIKELRAKMIEIASVAKLMDAKKALGKMSDEKLLEYAKDWSNGVRFATPIFEGVKADEFAKLFEMAKIDSDGKTELYDGRTGSKIRERVNVGCMYMLKLHHLVDEKVHARSTGPYSLVTQQPVGGKALFGGQRFGEMEVWALEAYGAAHTLREMLTVKSDDVEGRLSAYKALTRGENVPETGIPETFFVLTNELKSLALDVEVYDEDETNETN; from the coding sequence ATGTTAAATAGCTTATACTCAGGAAATCGTCTTAGGGTTGACTTCTCTAATGTCGTTAAGGAGATAGACGTTCCGAACCTACTACAACTACAAAAAAAGAGCTTTGATAATTTTTTAAATCTAAATAACAATCAAACAGAAAGCGGTATAGAAAAAGTTTTCAAATCAATCTTTCCAATACATGATCCGCAAAATCGTTTGACTTTAGAATATGTTGGCTCAGAAATTGGAAAACCAAAATATACGATCAGAGAGTGTATAGAAAGAGGTCTTACATACTCTGTAAATTTAAAGATGAAAATACGTCTTATCGTTCATGAGAAAGATGATAAGACAGGTGATAAAGTCGGTGTTAAAGATATAAAAGAACAAGAAATTTTTATACGCGAAATTCCACTAATGACTGATAGAATTTCATTTATTATAAATGGTGTTGAGCGTGTTGTTGTAAATCAACTCCATAGAAGCCCAGGTGTTATTTTTAAACAAGAAGAGAGCGCGACTGTTGCAAATAAATTAATTTATACAGCTCAAATAATACCTGATCGTGGCTCTTGGCTACATTTCGAATATGACACAAAAGATATTTTATATGTTAGGATAAATAAACGTAGAAAAGTACCAGTAACTATATTATTTAGGGCGCTTGGATATAAAAAACAAGACATTATTAAGTTGTTTTATCCGATACAAAATTTAATTATTAAAAATAACAAATTCTTAACTCTTTTTAATCCTGAAGATTATTTGGGAAGAGTTGAATATGATATAAAAAACGAAGATGGAGAAATTCTTCACCAAGCAGGCAAACGTCTAACTAAGAAAAAAGCTGACAAGTTGATCGAGGATGGCGTAAAATTTGTTGAATACCCAGTTGAAGCACTTATCGGTAGATACTTGGCAAATCCTGTAATAAATACAGAGAGTGGAGAAATTTTATATGATACACTATCTGCTCTTGACGAGAATAAACTTGCAAAAATTTTAGCTGAACATGAAAGTATTGAGATTATAAATAACTCTGCTGCTGGTGTTGATGATGCGATTATAAATTCTTTCATAGCTGACAACGATATGCTTAAGGTTTTAAAACAAACTGAGGGCGTGGATGATGAAAATGATCTTGCGGCTATTAGAATTTATAAGGTCATGAGACCAGGAGAGCCAGTTGTTAAAGAGGCTGCAAAGAGTTTTGTAAATGATATGCTATTTAACCCTGAGAGATACGATTTAACAAAAGTTGGTCGTATGAAAATGAATCATAAGCTCTCTCTTGATGTGCCAGAATACGTTACTTTACTAACAAGCGAAGATATCATAAAAACTGCGAAATATCTTATAAAGGTTAAAAACGGACAAGGTCACATTGATGACCGAGATCACCTTGGCAACCGCCGTATAAGGTCAATCGGTGAGCTACTTGCTAGCGAACTTCACCTTGGTTTCGTAAAGATGCAAAAGGCAATCCGCGACAAATTTACAAGCTTAAGTAATAATACCGAAGAAATTATGCCATACGATCTCATTAACCCAAAAATGATTACTGCAACAATTATGGAATTTTTCACAGGTGGACAGTTAAGCCAGTTTATGGATCAGACAAACCCACTTAGCGAAGTTACTCACAAGCGCCGTCTATCTGCGCTTGGCGAGGGTGGCTTAGTAAAAGAGCGTGCTGGCTTCGAGGTGCGTGACGTTCACCCAACCCACTACGGCAGAATTTGTCCGGTTGAGACTCCAGAAGGTCAAAATATTGGTCTTATCAATACGCTTTCAACCTATGCAAAAGTGAATGATCTTGGCTTTGTTGAAGCGCCTTACAAAAAAGTTGTAGATGGCAAAGTGACTGATGAGATAGTTTACTTAACCGCAACTCAAGAAGAGGGCAATGTTATAGCTCCAGCATCAACTAAACTTGATGAAAATGGACACATTGTTGAGGACTTGATTGAGGTTAGAAAAGATGGCGAGATGATGCTTGCCCGTAGAGAAGATGTTGCTTTGATCGACCTTTGTTCTGGTATGATAGCTGGTGTTGCGGCTTCACTTATTCCATTCCTAGAGCATGATGATGCTAACCGTGCTCTCATGGGTTCAAACATGCAACGTCAGGCAGTGCCACTACTTCGCTCAACTGCTCCTATTGTTGGAACAGGTATGGAAAGCGTTATTGCAAGAGATGCATGGGAAAGCGTAAAAGCAAAACGTAGTGGTGTGGTTGAAAAGGTTGATAATAAAAATATATTCATTTTAGGCGAAGACGAAGCTGGTCCATATATCGATCATTACTCTTTGGAGAAAAATTTAAGAACAAACCAAAATACGACTTTTTCTCAACATCCGATAGTTAAAAAAGGTGATGAGATTGTTGCTGGCCAAATAATTGCTGACGGTCCAAGTATGGAAAAAGGCGAGCTAGCCATTGGTAAAAACGCACTAATAGCATTTATGCCTTGGAATGGCTACAACTACGAAGACGCGATCGTCATTAGCGAAAAAATGATACGTGAAGATGCTTTTACAAGTGTTCATATTTATGAAAAAGAGATCGAGGCTCGTGAGTTAAAAGATGGCGTTGAGGAGATAACAAAAGATATACCAAACGTCAAAGAAGAGGAGCTCATGCACCTTGATGAAAGTGGTATTGTAAAAATTGGTACAGAGATCAAACCTGGCATGATTCTAGTTGGTAAAGTATCTCCAAAAGGCGAAGTTAAGCCAACTCCAGAAGAGAGATTACTTCGTGCTATCTTTGGTGAAAAAGCAGGCCATGTTGTAAATAAATCGCTCTATGCTTCAGCTTCAATGGAAGGCGTTGTTGTTGATGTTAAAATTTTCACCAAAAAAGGCTATGAAAAAGATAGTAGAACGAACAAAGCTTATGAAGAAGAGAAGACGCTTTTAGAAAAAGAGCACCACGATAGACTGCTTATGCTAGACCGCGAAGAGATGCTAAAAGTTACAGCACTTCTGTCTAAAAACCCACTAGCGAGCGATCAAGAGGTAAATAAAAAAGAGTATAAAAAGGGCTCAAAGATCAATAAAGCTGACTTTGAGAATATCAATAGATTTACTCTAAATGCCATCGTAAAAAGCTTTTCAAAAGATATCCAAAAGAAATATGATGAGCTAAAAAATTATTTCCAAAATGAGAAGAAAAAGCTCAAAGAAGAGCACGACGCTAAGATAGAAATTTTAGAAAAAGATGACATTTTACCAAGTGGCGTTGTAAAACTTGTAAAAGTTTATATAGCTACAAAACGCAAACTAAAAGTTGGCGATAAGATGGCTGGACGTCACGGCAACAAAGGTATCGTTTCAAATATAGTTAGAGAAGTCGATATGCCGTATCTTCCAAGCGGTCAGATCGTTGATATCGTGCTAAACCCACTAGGCGTTCCAAGCCGTATGAACATCGGTCAAATTTTAGAGAGCCACCTTGGTCTTGTTGGTTACCGCTTAGGCGAGCAGATCAATGAAATTTTTGAGACCAAAAAAGGTGAGTGGATAAAAGAGCTAAGAGCTAAGATGATAGAGATTGCAAGCGTTGCTAAGCTAATGGACGCTAAAAAAGCTCTTGGTAAGATGAGTGATGAGAAGCTTCTTGAATATGCAAAAGATTGGAGCAATGGCGTAAGATTTGCAACTCCGATTTTTGAAGGTGTTAAAGCTGACGAATTTGCAAAACTATTTGAGATGGCAAAGATAGATAGCGACGGTAAAACTGAGCTATATGACGGACGCACAGGCTCAAAGATAAGAGAACGCGTTAATGTTGGTTGTATGTATATGCTAAAACTTCACCACTTGGTTGATGAAAAAGTTCACGCAAGAAGTACTGGACCATACAGCCTTGTTACACAACAACCAGTCGGTGGTAAGGCGCTATTTGGTGGTCAAAGGTTTGGTGAGATGGAGGTTTGGGCACTTGAGGCTTATGGTGCCGCTCATACACTAAGAGAGATGCTAACTGTAAAATCAGATGATGTTGAGGGAAGACTTTCTGCTTACAAAGCTTTAACAAGAGGTGAAAACGTTCCTGAGACTGGTATCCCTGAGACGTTCTTTGTTCTAACAAACGAGCTAAAATCACTAGCTCTTGATGTAGAAGTATATGATGAGGATGAGACAAATGAAACTAACTAA
- the rpoC gene encoding DNA-directed RNA polymerase subunit beta' translates to MKLTNLKPVEIKEEHRPRDFEAFQLRLASPEKIKSWSYGEVKKPETINYRTLKPERDGLFCAKIFGPIRDYECLCGKYKKMRYKGIKCEKCGVEVTTSKVRRSRMGHIELVTPVAHIWYVNFLPSRIGALLGIKMKDLERVLYYEAYIVDNAGEAYYDNENSKKVEKYDVLNEEQYQSLASRYEETGFTARMGGEVIYDMLAELDLMEILNQLKEEMESTNSEAKKKTIVKRLKVIESFLNSGNRPEWMMITNLPVLPPDLRPLVSLDGGKFAVSDVNDLYRRVINRNSRLKRLLELDAPEIIIRNEKRMLQEAVDALFDNGRRANAVKGANKRPLKSLSEIIKGKQGRFRQNLLGKRVDFSGRSVIVVGPKLKMDQCGLPKKMALELFKPHLLARLEEKGYATTVKQAKKMIEDKTNEVWECLEEVVKDYPVMLNRAPTLHKLSIQAFHPVLVEGKAIQLHPLVCAAFNADFDGDQMAVHVPLSQEAIAECKILMLSSMNILLPASGKAITVPSQDMVLGIYYLSLERNDEKGANKIFSSVDEVMIAEEANTLGLHAKIKTMVDNKIIFTTAGRLILRAILPDFVPENMWNKIMKKKDIANLVDYVYRNGGLEVTADFLDKLKNLGFRYATKAGISISIADIIVPDSKQKYIDEAKKKVREIQKQYGAGLLTDSERYNKIIDIWTDTNNSVASEMMKLIQNDKGGFNSIYMMADSGARGSAAQIRQLAGMRGLMAKPDGSIIETPIISNFREGLNIMEYFNSTHGARKGLADTALKTANAGYLTRKLIDVAQNVKVTMHDCGTHEGVEITDITESGELIESLEERVLGRVLADDVIDPITNEILFSEGTLLDEEKARAITEAGIKSVSIRTPITCKAPKGVCAKCYGLNLGEGKLVKPGEAVGIISAQSIGEPGTQLTLRTFHIGGTASTEQQDRQVIAQKEGFIRYYNLNTYDNGDKKIVANRRSAAVLLVEPKIKSTIDGKIEIEYAHEDVNIVIKGKKEEVKYTIRRNDLAKPNELAGVSGKIEGKMYIPYVSGDKVKENESIVEIIKEGWNIPNRIPYASELKISDGDPVTRKILADANGVVKFFILKGDYLDRVKDIKKGHKVTEKGFFVVVSDKDGREAVRHYIPRNSIIQVSDNDAVERATVVSLPEKDDKLIIAEWDPYSTPTIAEEAGVVSFEDIEPGYSATEQADEATGQRRLVINEYLPSGVKPAIIIATKKGNLIKYPLDPKTAIFVSSGDEVAQADILAKTPKAVAKSKDITGGLPRVSELFEARRPKNTAIVAEIDGVVRFDKPLRSKERIIIQAEDGTTAEYLIEKSRQIQVRDGEFVHAGEKLTDGLISSHDILRILGEKALHYYLISEIQQVYRRQGVAIADKHIEIIVSQMLRQVKIVDSGNTNFIVGDMVSRNKFKEENERIMNMGGEPAIAEPILLGVTRAAIGSDSVISAASFQETTKVLTEASIAAKFDYLEDLKENVILGRMIPVGTGFYKDKKVKIKEN, encoded by the coding sequence ATGAAACTAACTAATTTAAAACCAGTTGAGATAAAAGAAGAGCATAGACCTCGTGATTTTGAAGCTTTTCAACTTCGTTTAGCAAGTCCTGAGAAGATAAAATCTTGGAGTTATGGTGAGGTTAAAAAACCAGAAACTATCAACTACCGCACGCTAAAACCTGAGCGTGACGGCTTATTTTGTGCGAAAATTTTTGGACCGATCCGTGACTACGAGTGCCTTTGCGGCAAATATAAAAAGATGCGTTATAAAGGCATTAAGTGTGAAAAGTGCGGCGTTGAAGTAACGACATCTAAAGTTCGCCGCTCTCGCATGGGTCACATCGAGCTTGTAACTCCAGTGGCTCACATCTGGTATGTAAATTTCTTGCCAAGCCGTATTGGTGCGCTTCTTGGTATTAAGATGAAAGATCTTGAGCGCGTACTTTACTATGAGGCATATATTGTTGATAATGCTGGTGAGGCTTATTACGACAATGAAAATTCTAAAAAAGTTGAAAAATACGACGTTTTAAATGAAGAACAATATCAAAGCCTAGCTTCAAGATACGAAGAGACTGGTTTTACAGCTAGAATGGGTGGTGAGGTCATCTATGATATGCTAGCCGAGCTTGATTTGATGGAAATTTTAAATCAACTAAAAGAAGAGATGGAGTCTACAAATTCTGAGGCCAAGAAAAAGACTATAGTAAAACGCCTAAAAGTTATCGAGAGCTTTTTAAATTCAGGCAACCGTCCAGAGTGGATGATGATAACAAATTTGCCAGTTCTTCCACCTGATCTTAGACCGCTAGTCAGCCTTGATGGTGGTAAATTTGCTGTTTCAGACGTAAATGACCTATATCGCCGCGTAATAAACAGAAATAGCCGTCTAAAACGTCTACTTGAGCTTGATGCACCTGAGATCATTATCAGAAATGAAAAGAGAATGCTTCAAGAAGCTGTTGATGCGCTATTTGATAATGGCCGCAGAGCAAATGCAGTAAAAGGTGCAAATAAGCGCCCACTAAAATCACTAAGCGAGATCATCAAAGGTAAGCAAGGTCGCTTCCGTCAGAATTTGCTAGGTAAGCGTGTTGACTTCTCTGGACGTTCTGTTATCGTCGTTGGTCCAAAGCTAAAGATGGATCAGTGCGGTCTTCCAAAGAAAATGGCTCTAGAGCTATTTAAACCACATTTGCTTGCTCGCCTTGAAGAAAAAGGCTATGCGACAACTGTTAAGCAAGCTAAAAAGATGATAGAAGATAAGACAAATGAGGTTTGGGAGTGCTTAGAAGAGGTAGTTAAAGACTATCCAGTTATGCTAAACCGTGCTCCGACACTTCACAAGCTTTCCATCCAAGCGTTTCACCCAGTGCTTGTTGAGGGCAAGGCGATTCAGCTTCATCCACTAGTTTGTGCGGCGTTCAACGCAGATTTTGACGGTGACCAAATGGCTGTTCACGTACCACTATCGCAGGAAGCTATCGCTGAGTGCAAAATTTTGATGCTTAGTTCAATGAACATCTTGCTTCCTGCAAGCGGTAAGGCTATCACAGTTCCTTCACAAGATATGGTTTTAGGAATTTATTATTTAAGCCTAGAGAGAAATGACGAAAAAGGCGCAAATAAAATTTTCTCAAGCGTTGATGAAGTAATGATCGCTGAAGAGGCTAATACTCTTGGTCTTCACGCTAAAATCAAAACAATGGTTGATAACAAGATCATCTTTACAACAGCTGGTCGCTTGATTTTAAGAGCCATACTTCCTGATTTTGTTCCTGAAAATATGTGGAATAAGATCATGAAGAAAAAAGACATTGCAAATTTGGTTGATTATGTTTATAGAAATGGCGGTCTTGAAGTAACGGCTGACTTCCTTGATAAGCTTAAAAATTTAGGCTTTAGATATGCAACAAAAGCAGGAATTTCTATCTCTATTGCTGATATCATCGTACCTGATAGCAAGCAAAAATATATTGACGAAGCTAAGAAAAAAGTTCGAGAAATTCAAAAGCAATACGGCGCTGGTCTTTTAACAGATAGTGAGAGATACAACAAGATCATTGATATCTGGACAGATACAAACAACAGCGTTGCAAGCGAGATGATGAAACTTATCCAAAATGATAAGGGCGGATTTAACTCGATTTATATGATGGCAGACTCAGGTGCGAGAGGTAGTGCAGCACAAATTCGCCAGCTAGCTGGTATGCGTGGTCTTATGGCAAAACCTGATGGTTCGATCATCGAAACGCCTATCATTTCAAACTTCCGTGAAGGTCTAAACATAATGGAGTACTTCAACTCAACCCACGGAGCTAGAAAAGGTCTTGCAGATACAGCGCTAAAAACCGCTAACGCCGGTTACTTAACAAGAAAACTAATCGATGTTGCTCAAAATGTTAAAGTCACAATGCATGACTGCGGTACGCACGAGGGTGTTGAAATTACAGATATTACAGAGAGTGGCGAGCTAATAGAAAGCCTTGAAGAAAGAGTATTAGGCCGTGTTTTAGCAGATGATGTGATCGATCCTATAACAAATGAAATTTTATTTAGCGAAGGCACGCTACTTGATGAAGAAAAAGCTAGAGCTATAACTGAGGCTGGTATAAAATCAGTAAGCATTAGAACACCTATCACGTGCAAGGCACCAAAAGGCGTTTGTGCAAAATGCTACGGCTTAAACTTGGGTGAGGGCAAACTTGTAAAACCAGGTGAAGCAGTTGGTATCATTTCAGCCCAATCTATCGGTGAGCCAGGTACACAGCTAACACTAAGAACATTCCACATCGGTGGTACGGCTTCTACTGAGCAACAAGATCGTCAAGTAATCGCCCAAAAAGAGGGATTCATCAGATATTATAACCTTAATACTTATGATAATGGCGATAAGAAGATCGTTGCAAATAGAAGAAGCGCGGCTGTACTACTTGTTGAGCCAAAGATTAAATCAACGATTGACGGCAAAATAGAGATCGAATATGCCCACGAAGATGTAAATATCGTGATAAAAGGTAAAAAAGAAGAGGTTAAATATACAATTAGAAGAAATGATCTTGCTAAGCCAAATGAATTAGCTGGTGTTAGCGGAAAGATCGAAGGAAAGATGTATATACCTTATGTAAGTGGCGATAAGGTAAAAGAGAATGAAAGTATCGTTGAGATCATAAAAGAGGGTTGGAATATCCCAAATCGTATCCCATACGCTAGTGAACTTAAAATTTCAGACGGAGATCCTGTAACTCGTAAAATTTTAGCTGACGCAAATGGCGTGGTTAAATTTTTCATATTAAAAGGTGATTATCTTGATAGAGTTAAAGATATCAAAAAAGGTCACAAAGTAACTGAAAAAGGTTTCTTTGTAGTTGTTTCTGATAAAGATGGACGTGAGGCGGTTCGCCATTATATCCCAAGAAATTCTATCATTCAAGTTTCTGATAATGATGCAGTTGAGAGAGCGACAGTGGTTTCGTTACCTGAAAAAGATGATAAGTTGATTATTGCTGAGTGGGACCCATACTCAACTCCAACTATTGCTGAAGAAGCTGGCGTGGTTAGCTTTGAAGATATTGAACCAGGATATAGTGCGACTGAGCAAGCTGATGAGGCGACTGGACAAAGACGTCTTGTTATCAATGAATACTTACCAAGCGGTGTAAAACCTGCGATTATTATCGCTACTAAAAAAGGAAATTTAATCAAGTATCCGCTTGATCCAAAAACTGCGATCTTTGTCTCAAGTGGTGATGAAGTAGCTCAGGCTGATATTTTGGCTAAGACCCCAAAAGCTGTTGCTAAGTCAAAAGATATTACCGGCGGTCTTCCAAGAGTAAGTGAGCTATTTGAAGCAAGACGTCCTAAAAATACAGCCATCGTTGCAGAGATTGATGGCGTGGTTAGATTTGATAAACCACTTCGCTCAAAAGAGCGCATAATCATCCAAGCCGAAGATGGCACAACTGCTGAGTATTTAATCGAGAAAAGTCGTCAGATCCAAGTAAGAGATGGGGAATTTGTCCATGCTGGCGAGAAACTAACTGATGGGCTAATCTCAAGCCATGATATTTTAAGAATTCTTGGCGAAAAAGCACTTCACTACTATTTGATTAGCGAGATTCAACAAGTTTATCGTCGCCAAGGTGTTGCGATCGCAGATAAACATATCGAGATCATCGTCTCTCAAATGCTTCGCCAAGTCAAAATCGTCGATAGTGGAAATACAAATTTCATAGTTGGCGATATGGTCTCAAGAAATAAATTTAAAGAAGAGAACGAGCGTATCATGAACATGGGCGGTGAGCCAGCTATTGCTGAGCCGATCTTGTTAGGCGTTACAAGAGCAGCTATCGGAAGTGATAGCGTGATCTCTGCTGCATCGTTCCAAGAGACAACTAAAGTCTTAACAGAAGCATCGATTGCTGCTAAATTTGACTATCTTGAAGATCTAAAAGAGAACGTTATTCTTGGACGTATGATCCCAGTCGGAACTGGTTTTTATAAAGATAAAAAAGTAAAAATCAAAGAAAACTAA
- a CDS encoding DoxX family protein has product MKNVDLGLLFIRLGLGICLFMHGFGKILHGLSGVKGILVNAGLPEFLAYFSYLGEVLAPIMLIIGFYSRIGAILVLGTSITILYSYYGFTNLFALNEVNGFKSELIYLYIAISLCILSIGSGKYAVKQD; this is encoded by the coding sequence ATGAAAAATGTTGATCTTGGACTTTTGTTTATACGTTTAGGACTTGGTATCTGCCTTTTTATGCATGGTTTTGGTAAAATTTTACATGGACTTAGTGGGGTAAAAGGTATATTGGTCAATGCTGGTTTGCCTGAATTTTTAGCATATTTTTCTTATCTTGGAGAAGTATTAGCACCCATAATGTTAATTATTGGTTTTTATTCAAGGATAGGTGCTATCCTAGTTTTAGGTACTAGTATTACTATTTTATACTCGTACTATGGATTTACAAATTTATTTGCATTAAATGAAGTTAATGGCTTTAAATCAGAACTTATTTACCTTTATATTGCTATTTCACTTTGTATTCTTTCGATAGGTAGTGGCAAATATGCTGTCAAGCAAGACTAA
- the rpsL gene encoding 30S ribosomal protein S12 produces MPTINQLVRKERKKVTVKSKSPALKECPQRRGVCTRVYTTTPKKPNSALRKVAKVRLTSGFEVISYIGGEGHNLQEHSIVLVRGGRVKDLPGVKYHIVRGALDTAGVAKRTVSRSKYGAKRPKAGAAAATKK; encoded by the coding sequence GTGCCAACCATAAATCAATTGGTCAGAAAAGAACGCAAGAAAGTGACTGTTAAGTCAAAATCTCCAGCGTTAAAAGAGTGCCCTCAAAGAAGAGGAGTTTGCACTAGGGTTTATACTACAACTCCTAAAAAACCAAACTCAGCTTTGAGGAAAGTTGCCAAAGTCAGGCTAACAAGCGGTTTTGAAGTCATCAGCTATATCGGTGGTGAAGGTCACAACCTACAAGAACACAGTATCGTTTTAGTTCGCGGTGGTAGGGTTAAAGACTTACCAGGTGTTAAATATCACATCGTTCGTGGTGCACTTGATACTGCTGGTGTTGCAAAAAGAACAGTTTCTCGTTCTAAATATGGTGCGAAACGCCCTAAAGCTGGCGCTGCAGCTGCAACAAAAAAGTAA